A single window of Poecilia reticulata strain Guanapo linkage group LG10, Guppy_female_1.0+MT, whole genome shotgun sequence DNA harbors:
- the atl3 gene encoding atlastin-3 — protein MGSDAHPVQIVDVNKDDHSFTLNTEALAQILLDPAVRDKHVVVLSVAGAFRKGKSFLLDFMLRYMHRKSDNNWLGRDEEELTGFSWRGGSEPETTGIQLWSKVFTVQKSDGTEVAVVLMDTQGAFDDQSTVKDCATIFALSTMTSSVQIYNISQNIQEDDLQQLQLFTEYGRLAMDEIFQKPFQSLMFLVRDWSFPYEYNYGFKGGSQFLEKRLQVKEAQHEELQNVREHIHSCFTKISCFLLPHPGLKVATHPAFRGQLKDVAVEFKTELQALIPRLLHPDNLAEKEINGNKVTCRGLLEFFKAYIKIYQGEDLPQPKTMLMATAEANNLAAVAAAKDQYQKCMERICGGDLPYVAPEALEEKHNFFHREAIHMFANTKKMGGQEFCDRYQAQLQKELDEMWQSLSKQNEAKNLFSAFRTPAVLFVLMCLLYIMSGVLLFVGLTTFALVCDCGLGLLMVAMLVWAFIRYSGQYRPVGGAIDQAAGVVLEQATEMLNKSRGAPVSVKKKSS, from the exons ATGGGGAGTGATGCGCACCCGGTTCAGATTGTGGACGTGAATAAGGACGATCACTCCTTCACGCTGAACACCGAGGCTTTAGCTCAGATTCTGCTGGACCCGGCGGTCCGAGACAAACACGTGGTGGTTCTGTCGGTGGCCGGCGCCTTCAGGAAGGGGAAAAGCTTCTTACTGGACTTCATGCTCCGCTACATGCACAGAAAG AGCGACAATAACTGGCTGGGTCGGGATGAAGAGGAGCTGACTGGGTTTTCTTGGAGAGGCGGGTCGGAACCGGAGACGACGGGCATCCAGCTGTGGAGCAAAGTTTTTACAGTTCAGAAGAGCGACGGGACGGAG GTGGCCGTGGTGTTGATGGACACTCAGGGAGCGTTTGATGATCAGTCCACAGTGAAGGACTGTGCCACCATCTTTGCCCTCAGCACCATGACCAGCTCAGTCCAG ATCTACAATATCTCACAGAACATCCAGGAGGACGACCTGCAGCAGCTACAG CTGTTCACAGAGTATGGCCGCCTGGCCATGGATGAGATCTTTCAGAAGCCGTTTCAG TCGTTGATGTTTCTGGTCAGAGACTGGAGTTTCCCCTATGAATACAACTACGGCTTCAAAGGTGGCAGCCAGTTTCTGGAAAAACGGCTACAG GTTAAGGAGGCTCAACATGAGGAGCTGCAGAATGTGAGGGAACACATTCATTCATGTTTCACCAAGATCTCCTGCTTCTTGTTGCCCCATCCTGGCCTCAAAGTTGCCACCCACCCCGCTTTCCGGGGGCAGCTGAAGG ATGTTGCTGTTGAATTCAAAACAGAGCTGCAGGCTCTGATCCCCAGACTGCTGCATCCAGACAACCTGGCTGAGAAGGAAATAAACGGGAACAAAGTGACCTGCAGAGGCCTGCTGGAGTTCTTCAAG GCTTACATTAAAATCTACCAAGGAGAAGATTTGCCTCAACCAAAGACGATGCTCATG GCCACAGCAGAAGCCAACAACCTGGCAGCTGTAGCAGCAGCTAAAGATCAGTACCAGAAGTGCATGGAGAGG atcTGTGGAGGAGATCTGCCGTATGTGGCTCCAGAGGCGCTGGAGGAGAAGCATAACTTCTTCCACAGAGAAGCCATTCACATGTTTGCAAACACAAAGAAGATGGGAGGACAGGAGTTTTGCGATCGCTACCAGGCTCAGCTGCAGAAGGAGCTGGACGAGATGTGGCAGTCGCTCAGCAAGCAGAACGAG GCTAAGAACCTGTTCAGCGCCTTCCGGACTCCGGCGGTTCTCTTCGTGCTGATGTGCCTCCTCTACATCATGTCGGGCGTGTTGCTCTTCGTCGGCCTGACGACCTTTGCCCTGGTGTGCGACTGCGGCCTGGGGCTGCTGATGGTCGCCATGTTGGTTTGGGCCTTCATCCGCTACTCCGGCCAGTACCGGCCTGTGGGCGGAGCCATCGACCAGGCTGCCGGCGTCGTCCTAgaacag gCTACGGAGATGTTGAACAAATCGAGAGGAGCACCAGTGAGCGTCAAGAAGAAATCCAGCTAG
- the LOC103471654 gene encoding forkhead box protein N2-like: protein MSLDLTEMKNSSHTLPPFSSSPTALGGSLTLTSSPPSLPLSPVSFPPSPTSLSPAAAESARSSSPVSHLAASQCLEGRGLGHWDTSNQDDLTCLSWLHQRGDLLLLQPMTKVTPLPRRQPGQLPPSPAAAASSKPPYSFSSLIFMAIEDSPQKRLPVKDIYGWIVSNFPYYRTATGGWRNSVRHNLSLSKSFRRIQRDKSQTVGKGSLWCVCPEYRLALLEGLRKTHSYHGSNSCLINKPVLLDGTSYEVPAVCDTVEISDSFSHALFLSSSSPQMHTPFSEDLPCPLTPDHEELVTMEPHEYQAHEVSEDTEKDPLSDSGYIELHYYESDQCQYLVLPSESELDLETVEILQLDVEAQEAAGSLLDLAGGVY from the exons ATGAGTCTGGATCTGACAGAAATGAAGAACAGCTCTCACACGCTGCCACCTTTCTCCTCGTCTCCCACTGCTCTCGGAGGCTCTCTGACCTTGACCTCCTCACCCCCGTCTCTCCCTCTGTCACCCGTCTCATTCCCTCCGTCCCCCACCTCTCTGTCTCCGGCTGCAGCGGAGTCCGCTCGTTCGTCATCTCCTGTTTCACACCTCGCCGCCTCTCAGTGCCTCGAAGGACGCGGCCTGGGACATTGGGACACGTCCAACCAGGATGATCTGACCTGTCTAAGCTGGCTGCACCAGAGGGGCgacctgctgctcctgcagccTATGACCAAAGTGACCCCGTTACCCCGGCGACAGCCCGGGCagcttcctccttctcctgcgGCGGCGGCCTCCTCCAAGCCGCCGTACTCCTTCAGCAGTCTCATCTTCATGGCGATAGAAGATTCTCCTCAGAAGAGGCTCCCGGTGAAGGACATCTACGGTTGGATCGTGAGCAACTTTCCGTACTACAGGACGGCCACCGGCGGCTGGAGGAACTCGGTGAGACACAACCTGTCACTGAGCAAGAGCTTCCGTCGCATTCAGAGGGACAAGAGCCAG aCGGTGGGGAAGGGGTCGCTGTGGTGTGTGTGTCCAGAGTATCGGCTGGCGCTGCTGGAGGGTCTGAGGAAGACCCACAGCTATCATGGCTCCAACAGCTGTCTGATCAACAAGCCTGTACT GTTAGATGGAACCAGCTACGAAGTGCCTGCAGTGTGCGACACGGTGGAGATCTCAG ACTCTTTTTCTCACGCCCTGTTCCTTTCTAGTTCCTCTCCCCAAATGCACACGCCTTTCTCCGAAGACCTGCCGTGCCCTTTGACCCCGGATCACGAGGAGCTGGTCACCATGGAGCCGCACGAATACCAGGCGCACGAAGTCAGCGAAGACACCGAAAAGGATCCGCTGTCCGACAGTGGCTACATCGAGCTGCACTACTACGAGTCTGACCAGTGCCAGTACCTGGTGCTGCCCAGCGAGTCTGAACTGGACCTGGAGACTGTGGAGATCCTGCAGCTGGATGTGGAGGCCCAGGAAGCTGCCGGGTCCCTGTTGGACCTGGCAGGTGGTGTATATTAG
- the yif1a gene encoding protein YIF1A isoform X2, with product MDLPHQGYRATKPRARAAPSAGDSVLFDDTSSAAPGMNSQGFYTPAYNMAGPSNDMQGGPGVNNLFADPMASAAMMYGSSLANQGKDMVNKEINRFMSVNKLKYFFAVDTRYVLKKLMILMFPYTHQDWEVRYHRDTPLTPRQDVNAPDLYIPTMAFITYILLAGMALGIQKRFSPEVLGLCASTALVWIIIEVLVMLLSLYLLTVHSDLSTFDLIAYSGYKYVGMIFTVLCGLMFGSDGYYVALAWSSCALMFFIVRSLKMKILPSISSDSMGMGSNSKPQLRLYITVATAVFQPIIIYWLTSHLVR from the exons ATGGATCTGCCTCATCAAGGCTACAGAGCAA CGAAACCGAGAGCGCGTGCAGCGCCCTCTGCAGGAGACTCGGTGTTGTTTGACGACACCAGCTCAGCGGCGCCTGGAATGAACAGCCAGGGCTTCTACACTCCCGCCTACAACATGGCGGGACCCTCGAACGACATGCAGGGAGGACCGGGGGTCAACAACCTGTTCGCCGACCCGATGGCCAGCGCCGCCATGATGTACGGCTCGTCTTTAGCCAATCAGGGGAAAGACATGGTGAACAAGGAG ATTAACAGGTTCATGTCTGTGAACAAGCTGAAGTATTTCTTCGCAGTGGACACCAGATACGTCCTGAAGAAACTCATGATCCTCATGTTCCCCTACACACATCAG GACTGGGAGGTCCGGTACCATCGCGACACTCCGCTCACGCCAAGGCAAGACGTAAATGCGCCTGATCTTTACATACCCA CTATGGCTTTCATTACTTACATCTTACTGGCTGGAATGGCTCTTGGTATTCAAAAACG GTTCAGTCCGGAGGTTCTGGGACTCTGTGCCAGCACCGCCCTGGTTTGGATCATCATCGAGGTTCTGGTCATGTTGCTGAGTTTGTATCTGCTGACCGTACACAGCGACCTTTCAACCTTTGACCTCATCGCCTACAGTGGATACAAATATGTTgg AATGATCTTCACGGTGCTGTGCGGCTTAATGTTCGGCAGCGACGGTTATTATGTTGCCCTCGCCTGGTCCTCTTGTGCCCTGATGTTCTTCATT GTTCGATCTCTGAAAATGAAGATCCTGCCCTCCATCTCCTCGGATTCGATGGGAATGGGATCGAACTCCAAGCCTCAGCTCCGCCTCTACATCACTGTGGCAACCGCCGTCTTCCAGCCAATCATTATCTACTGGTTAACGTCTCACTTAGTCAGGTGA
- the yif1a gene encoding protein YIF1A isoform X1, translating into MNVTLILACLLASTFSKNKFGATQKINNICIKNKLTSPGVMDLPHQGYRATKPRARAAPSAGDSVLFDDTSSAAPGMNSQGFYTPAYNMAGPSNDMQGGPGVNNLFADPMASAAMMYGSSLANQGKDMVNKEINRFMSVNKLKYFFAVDTRYVLKKLMILMFPYTHQDWEVRYHRDTPLTPRQDVNAPDLYIPTMAFITYILLAGMALGIQKRFSPEVLGLCASTALVWIIIEVLVMLLSLYLLTVHSDLSTFDLIAYSGYKYVGMIFTVLCGLMFGSDGYYVALAWSSCALMFFIVRSLKMKILPSISSDSMGMGSNSKPQLRLYITVATAVFQPIIIYWLTSHLVR; encoded by the exons ATGAATGTGACGTTAATATTAGCTTGTCTGTTAGCATCAACTTTCAGCAAGAACAAGTTCGGAGCAACACAGAAAATTAACAAtatatgcataaaaaataag ctaaCGTCTCCTGGAGTCATGGATCTGCCTCATCAAGGCTACAGAGCAA CGAAACCGAGAGCGCGTGCAGCGCCCTCTGCAGGAGACTCGGTGTTGTTTGACGACACCAGCTCAGCGGCGCCTGGAATGAACAGCCAGGGCTTCTACACTCCCGCCTACAACATGGCGGGACCCTCGAACGACATGCAGGGAGGACCGGGGGTCAACAACCTGTTCGCCGACCCGATGGCCAGCGCCGCCATGATGTACGGCTCGTCTTTAGCCAATCAGGGGAAAGACATGGTGAACAAGGAG ATTAACAGGTTCATGTCTGTGAACAAGCTGAAGTATTTCTTCGCAGTGGACACCAGATACGTCCTGAAGAAACTCATGATCCTCATGTTCCCCTACACACATCAG GACTGGGAGGTCCGGTACCATCGCGACACTCCGCTCACGCCAAGGCAAGACGTAAATGCGCCTGATCTTTACATACCCA CTATGGCTTTCATTACTTACATCTTACTGGCTGGAATGGCTCTTGGTATTCAAAAACG GTTCAGTCCGGAGGTTCTGGGACTCTGTGCCAGCACCGCCCTGGTTTGGATCATCATCGAGGTTCTGGTCATGTTGCTGAGTTTGTATCTGCTGACCGTACACAGCGACCTTTCAACCTTTGACCTCATCGCCTACAGTGGATACAAATATGTTgg AATGATCTTCACGGTGCTGTGCGGCTTAATGTTCGGCAGCGACGGTTATTATGTTGCCCTCGCCTGGTCCTCTTGTGCCCTGATGTTCTTCATT GTTCGATCTCTGAAAATGAAGATCCTGCCCTCCATCTCCTCGGATTCGATGGGAATGGGATCGAACTCCAAGCCTCAGCTCCGCCTCTACATCACTGTGGCAACCGCCGTCTTCCAGCCAATCATTATCTACTGGTTAACGTCTCACTTAGTCAGGTGA